Proteins encoded in a region of the Paramagnetospirillum magneticum AMB-1 genome:
- a CDS encoding MotA/TolQ/ExbB proton channel family protein, translating to MIRASLAALPVLFLAGAALAGHADEGHAVARQVVDNPYGLDALWAQGDFVSKGTLIILALMSMASWYILVVKLIEQSRLMRHAKAAAAGFWKAASVADGARALAEDSPFRFVASAGMEAAQHHEGALTEKIDLNTWVTMSIQRAVGEIVSELQGGLAVLATVGSTAPFVGLFGTVWGIYHALTAIGIAGQAAIDKVAGPVGEALIMTAFGLAVAVPAVLGYNLLVRRNKLAAEKVRAFAADLHAVLLAGSSGGGNLRVVR from the coding sequence ATGATTCGCGCTTCCCTCGCCGCCCTGCCCGTCCTTTTCCTGGCCGGCGCCGCCCTGGCCGGCCATGCGGACGAAGGCCATGCCGTCGCCCGGCAGGTGGTGGACAATCCCTATGGCCTGGACGCCCTGTGGGCCCAGGGCGATTTCGTCTCCAAGGGGACGCTGATCATCCTGGCCCTGATGTCCATGGCGTCCTGGTACATCCTGGTGGTCAAGCTGATCGAGCAGTCGCGCCTGATGCGCCATGCCAAGGCCGCCGCCGCCGGCTTCTGGAAGGCCGCCTCGGTGGCCGACGGCGCCCGCGCCCTGGCCGAGGACAGCCCCTTCCGCTTCGTGGCCTCCGCCGGCATGGAGGCCGCCCAGCATCACGAGGGCGCCCTGACCGAGAAGATCGACCTCAACACCTGGGTGACCATGTCCATCCAGCGCGCCGTGGGCGAGATCGTCTCGGAATTGCAGGGCGGACTGGCGGTCCTCGCCACCGTGGGCTCCACCGCCCCCTTCGTCGGGCTGTTCGGCACGGTCTGGGGCATCTACCACGCGCTGACCGCCATCGGCATCGCCGGCCAGGCCGCCATCGACAAGGTGGCCGGACCGGTGGGCGAGGCGCTGATCATGACCGCGTTCGGCCTGGCCGTGGCCGTGCCCGCCGTGCTGGGCTACAACCTGCTGGTCCGCCGCAACAAGCTGGCCGCCGAGAAGGTCCGGGCCTTCGCCGCCGACCTGCACGCCGTGCTGCTGGCCGGGTCCAGCGGTGGCGGCAATCTGCGCGTGGTGCGCTGA
- a CDS encoding sialidase family protein encodes MKTRILALLVAALTAPSAQAADHKGHGPTLPPGCAAEDTRLACASQATPVFLPDGALVLGWVAGGRVMAARSNDGGASFEQALSLNAGRETIDANADARLALAADSRGRVFAAWATRDKSYNGTLALARSTDGGRSFQPSPPLAAAAPSRRFPTLKVEPGDRLLLAWIEKSADPSRKTARLGLARSDDGAETLTTQETAQSDVCECCRIGLELTPDGRPVLLWRHVFAPNIRDHAVMVFADRDRPGPIRKIAEDNWRVDACPHVGPSLAATPDGALHVAWYTAGTARKGMFFASAAGPEAPFSEPQPLGDAAMTVSQPSLLTVRGRLWMAWKEFDGETTTVLARHSDDSGRSWSAPRPVARTADASDRPILAGNGKGALLSWVTRAEGWRLTAVE; translated from the coding sequence ATGAAGACCCGCATCCTCGCGCTGCTCGTCGCCGCCCTGACCGCCCCGTCGGCCCAGGCGGCGGACCACAAGGGCCACGGCCCCACCCTGCCGCCGGGCTGCGCCGCCGAGGACACAAGGCTGGCCTGCGCCAGTCAGGCCACGCCGGTATTCCTGCCCGATGGCGCCCTGGTGCTGGGCTGGGTGGCGGGAGGACGGGTGATGGCGGCGCGCTCTAATGATGGGGGGGCAAGCTTCGAGCAAGCCCTGTCCCTCAACGCCGGGCGGGAGACCATCGACGCCAATGCCGATGCCCGCCTCGCCCTGGCCGCCGATTCCAGGGGGCGGGTCTTCGCCGCCTGGGCCACCCGGGACAAGTCCTATAACGGCACCCTGGCCCTGGCCCGCTCCACCGATGGCGGGCGGAGCTTCCAGCCGTCGCCCCCCCTGGCCGCCGCGGCGCCCAGCCGGCGCTTTCCCACCCTGAAGGTGGAGCCGGGCGACCGGCTGCTGCTGGCCTGGATCGAAAAGAGCGCAGATCCCTCCCGCAAGACCGCCCGGCTGGGGCTGGCCCGCTCCGATGACGGCGCCGAGACCCTGACCACGCAGGAGACCGCTCAGTCCGATGTCTGCGAATGCTGCCGCATCGGTCTGGAGCTGACCCCCGACGGCCGTCCGGTGCTGTTGTGGCGCCATGTCTTCGCCCCCAATATCCGCGACCACGCCGTGATGGTCTTCGCCGACCGCGACCGGCCCGGCCCCATCCGCAAGATCGCCGAGGACAACTGGCGGGTGGACGCCTGCCCCCATGTGGGCCCCAGCCTGGCGGCGACGCCCGACGGCGCCCTGCATGTGGCCTGGTACACCGCCGGCACGGCCCGCAAGGGGATGTTCTTCGCCTCCGCCGCCGGGCCGGAAGCCCCATTCTCCGAGCCTCAGCCCCTGGGCGATGCCGCCATGACGGTGTCGCAGCCCTCGCTGCTGACGGTGCGGGGGCGCCTGTGGATGGCCTGGAAGGAGTTCGATGGCGAGACCACCACCGTGCTGGCCCGCCATTCCGACGATTCCGGCCGGTCCTGGTCGGCCCCGCGCCCCGTCGCCCGGACCGCCGACGCCTCGGACCGGCCGATCCTGGCCGGCAACGGCAAAGGCGCCCTGCTGTCCTGGGTCACCCGGGCCGAGGGCTGGCGCCTGACGGCGGTGGAGTAG
- a CDS encoding energy transducer TonB, whose product MLAVRQRPSSSRRLAGLAGVVALHAGAIYALANGLGHCAVEILRAPLETKIVAELIKPVPPPPPKVEQPPPPPKVVKPPPPAYVPPPKLRPQAPPPPTAITATTDVVPTAPPPPAAIVAPSAEPVREVVKVPPALDQNRACKPPQYPPAARRASESGAVVLKFLIDSDGSVMESVVDATSGFERLDEAARQALALCRFKPGTVDGRPERSWARIRYVWKLQ is encoded by the coding sequence ATGCTCGCGGTGCGGCAACGCCCCTCCTCCTCCAGGCGTCTGGCCGGGCTGGCCGGCGTGGTGGCGCTGCATGCCGGGGCCATCTACGCCCTGGCCAACGGCCTGGGCCATTGCGCCGTCGAGATCCTGCGCGCTCCGCTGGAAACCAAGATCGTCGCCGAGCTGATCAAGCCGGTTCCGCCGCCCCCGCCCAAGGTGGAGCAGCCCCCGCCGCCGCCCAAGGTGGTCAAGCCGCCGCCGCCCGCCTATGTGCCGCCGCCCAAGCTGCGGCCCCAGGCGCCGCCGCCGCCCACCGCCATCACCGCCACCACCGACGTGGTCCCCACCGCGCCGCCGCCGCCCGCCGCCATCGTCGCGCCCAGCGCCGAGCCGGTGCGCGAGGTGGTCAAGGTGCCGCCCGCCCTGGATCAGAACCGCGCCTGCAAGCCGCCGCAATACCCCCCCGCTGCCCGCCGGGCCTCGGAAAGCGGGGCGGTGGTGCTGAAGTTCCTCATCGACTCCGACGGCTCCGTGATGGAAAGCGTCGTCGACGCCACCAGCGGCTTCGAACGCCTCGACGAGGCCGCCCGTCAGGCCCTGGCGCTCTGCCGCTTCAAGCCCGGAACCGTCGACGGCCGCCCCGAGCGCTCGTGGGCCCGCATCCGCTATGTCTGGAAACTGCAATGA